DNA from Mugil cephalus isolate CIBA_MC_2020 chromosome 5, CIBA_Mcephalus_1.1, whole genome shotgun sequence:
GCTCTTCATCTGGAAACTTCCAACCTCGCGatcatgtataaaaaaataaatgtacgCCACGGAGATCTGTTTATGATAGAAAAGTGCATCACATTCTGAATTTCGCTGCCCCTATCAGGTTGTTCATGCGTCCTGTGTTGCAGATAGGGGAGCGCTTCAGGTCACGCTGTCCGACCGAGCTTTACTCCTGGTCCTCCTGTCTGCGTTCATCGGCCGGGCCTTTCCCTCCGCCACCTGAGTTGCCCTGTGTTTATCCTCGCCAGCCCTCTAAAAATCTTGTAATCTCTCCCGTTTCCCCTGCTGGGAGCCCTGTCAGCTCTGTCCAAAGTCGGCAAAGCCCTTGGCCGCTGTGAAGGCGTCCGGCTGCAGGGGGAAGAAGTACTGCTGGGGCAGGAGGAAGCTCTGAGAGGGGTGCGGGGGCATGGAGGGctggtggagctgcagctggGTGTGGGTCGAAGGATGCTGGATGCCTCCTGCCATGGGTGGAGACGTGTACgggggaggcggaggcggaggcagAGTCTGAGGGGTCTGGGCGGGAGTGGAGGCCGACGAGGAGATGGTGGCTGACACCAGGCAGCcgtgcggctgctgctgctgctgctgctgcccctgACCTCCGAGGGAAAACCTCCGCATGGAGCTGCCCCCTCCGGCCGAACTGGAGCTGGTGGTGGCCGTGCTGGACTGTCGCGAGGGCGCGCGGAGGCTGGGTGGAGCGGTGGTGAGGATCATGGGGATGGTCTCGCCCTGGCAGCTACGCAGGGAGAAGCGGATGGGCTGCTGGGTGGGCTGCTTGGGCCGCAGACAGGTGCAGCAGTAGACGGCCACCAGCGAGCCGACCACGATGAAGGAGACGAAGATGCTTCCTACCATCAGGAAGGGCACGTAGATGGGCTCTGAGGGGAGGAGACACAGGCGGGTTAGGATCAGAGCCCAGGACACAGctctgtgtaaataaaacattcatagaGGCTCTAACTGTAACTTTTAAATGTAACGTATCCATTAGCATACACATATGAGCTTCTGTTTTTATGCATATGTTGTGATGCCACTGGAAGACGAAAAGTTGACTGCTGCTTAAATCATCTTAAATACTTGGTTAGTCACCAGGAGCTTTAGCCTATCCTGCTATTTGTGGTGGATAGCATTAATACTGAACctttataatttcttttaaatcctTCCATCattctgaataaaacagagacacattccttctgcaaacacaaacatctcaaGTTACACTTTATGAAGGCATTTTTCACCCGGGGAGGAAATCTACgcttatttgttttaatgaggGAAAATAGGAAATTGTGAGAGCTCACACCACTCAGTTCAAAGCTTATGGGTTTATCCGTTCGggaaatttaaagaaaactgCTAAAACCTCTGGGTTTAAGGCAGCCTATTATTAAAACCTCCACAAGCAACAGAGGGTTAATGTAGCACCTTGACACCGGTTAAAGAAGCCGCAGAAACGAGGTGCTGTCCCCCGCTGTTGTGATTGCTTCAGCCTGAAAATTAGCGAGCTGTCACAGTGAATGTGCTTTATGTGTGGCAGCACAATAGGCCTGCTTGTGTGAGAAGGTTTTGACTCTGGAAAACATTCCTCAACTGTAATCCGGCTCCGCTTGATCAAGTTTCGTGCTAATTTCTGCTTCAAAATTTTGAGGAGAATTTGTTTTAAGAACATCAGTTTGAGCGGCCGACGGGCCGGGTCACCAGAAACTCATCCAGCCTCCGTCTTTGCGCCGATAACGATCTGGAGTGTGCTGAGGTCAAACGAAGCCGCAGCAGAGGAGATAAAAGCAGGTGGTTGAAACTGGACTCTCTGGCTGACTAACGCTGAAAGCACAGCATTATACCAGCGATAATTCAACAGACgtcagctgcatttaaaaggaTGTCAGCTACTTCTAAGGGAGACATTCTTTTCTGGACATCGGTGTCTATTTTAAAGGTGGAAATCCCTGCAACTCTTAACGCAACAGACATGAACACGTTCCTCGGTGGGAGCTGAATTCTGGCACAAATTTCCACATTTGCTTTCCAAGAAAACTTTATAGTCTGTAAAATTCCCCATGATTTTTTAAAGCAGAACATGGTGGTCAAGTTGTAGGAAACCGCGCCTGTGAAGAGCTTTTCTTAAACTCAACCAGCTATGTTGTGTTTGAATTTtcatctgacctctgacctctccaaGAACATCTGCCCTgactttaataaatataaatatgcaggtgtgtctgtgtatttaaagtttaaatgcagtttatttgaagattaactgttaaattaaaaattgaaaaaaaaaaaaaagtatttattttgctattttCCATCCAGTCTAATTCAACCCAAAGCAGCTCTTTGGTGCGAGGTTTTGCTTGAATTACACATAACTGTCAGTTTAAAGGAAGGAGACTGCAATCTGAGGGTCTGGCCcctaaaaacaaaagttttaaaacGCTCAACTTACGCGCCGCGAACTCGGTGTTGTCCACCTCCCTGTCGTTGGTGCAGCTGCCCTGGTCCAGTCGCGCGTCCACGGCCGCGCAGCAGTAGCGCAGAGAGCAGGAGCCACAGCACACTGTGGCGTCCATGGTGTCAAAGTCCTCCGGACACTGAAAGCCCTCATGATAATTCCCATTAGAGTCCAGCCAGCCGTGGCAGTACTCTCCCTGAGCGTCCGATATCCGCAGATTCCAGGTCAGATATCCCAGCAGCAGGCAGTTCAACAGGCGCACCATTCCGGCGAGCCGCTGGGGTTCACGGTTCCCTGCGTCctgtgagggaggagggggacgggGCGGGGGGCTTCGGCTCCGGGACCCCGAGTCAGCCCGAGTTAGAGACTCTTCATTGAGACAGATTGACCAGAACACAAACTCAGCGCCTT
Protein-coding regions in this window:
- the shisa3 gene encoding protein shisa-3 homolog translates to MVRLLNCLLLGYLTWNLRISDAQGEYCHGWLDSNGNYHEGFQCPEDFDTMDATVCCGSCSLRYCCAAVDARLDQGSCTNDREVDNTEFAAQPIYVPFLMVGSIFVSFIVVGSLVAVYCCTCLRPKQPTQQPIRFSLRSCQGETIPMILTTAPPSLRAPSRQSSTATTSSSSAGGGSSMRRFSLGGQGQQQQQQQPHGCLVSATISSSASTPAQTPQTLPPPPPPPYTSPPMAGGIQHPSTHTQLQLHQPSMPPHPSQSFLLPQQYFFPLQPDAFTAAKGFADFGQS